GGATCAACAGcagatcaacaacaacaacaagaaaattAGAGCAACAGCAGATCAAGACCCTCTGGCGGATCAAGAAGACTGacgaaaaaaaaggggggggggagAGATTTACCGACCATCCAATCTTCCCGATCATCCAATCTTTCCGATCAtccaagaacaagaaaaaaaaaatagaaaaagaagaaggagagctgGTTCCTTCGTTCGTTTTGAagtgctaagaggaaaaaaaaaaaaaaaaaaaaaaaaaaggagagctGTCTGTGGACTGTTCTGGACTGAagtgctaagaggaaaaaaaaaaaaaaaaaaagaaagagagctgtgGAATGTTCTGGACTGTGCTGGTATGGTAGgaataaaagaggaaagaaggaaaaaacaaaacaaaagagtgTGGGTACGtgggtggaggagaaaaaaagagggaaaaaaaaaaaagaaaaaaggaaggagaGCCCACGtgtgtggagagaaaaaaagagagaaaaaaaaaagaaattatatcacaatattttcacaataaatcctaaggtaggttattattagctaatattggtgagaaaaaaataatttttttagaaagagaaaaaaataattttaatagtatgttaaaattaaaattagtatcaatttttatcacagtattttcacaatactttcataataaatcttaagtggtaggtcattattagctaatattggtgagaaaaaaataatttttttagaaagagaaaaattgatttaagtatgatgaagtaattgatttaagtatgaaacaaactcacataaataaaaaaaaaagtatgaaataaattctcttatatatacattgtcctttttggtaatttatccctcaaattaccacttttataagtgctagccaaacactcagctttttcattatgcactttttaacagtttttaccaaacactcagctttttgaaactccactttttcattctgcacttttaacaaaactccactttttctttatgcacttttacaaaaaactgaaccaaactcacccttagaCTAATCCCGACCAAATGTTTATGTAGGAAAGAAAAGTGTGTAGGCTGGAAAAGTGTATCACAAATCCTGAGCAAAGTGCAAATGTTGGTCAGGAGGCTAGAGATAATCTCAATGGCACATAATGGGTGAGAGTATTTCAACTTCTTCCTCCCCACAACCCCTTATTGCCGCTctgtaaattttattgttattttaacaATTCCTTTTGTTTCAGAATTTAGCAAGTTGTGTCGGTCCTAGACCTCATTGATGAAGTAGTAGGGTCCCTTGTCAGCTTTAGTGTTCTACTTTTATGGTTGATATGCATATGCAGAAGGATTTGGTCCATTTGGAGTTTTGGACTGCAAGACAACCTGCTATTGTTGGCAATGGCCACAAGAAAAAAGCCCCAATTGCTATATTAGCTATGGCTAAAACGATATCCCATTAGCTGATGCTGCCAATGGCCCAAACGATGTAATTGTGAACGAGGATCTAAACATCTAAGCTCACCGGGTTCGAGATAATCTATCTTGTATGAAGACATGTAATACCACTTTCACCACTACCACCGTTCATAATACGTAGTGTTCAGTCTTCTGATTATCTTTACTATGTTTGTAACAAGTAAAccaaatgtttttgttttttttttgttttttttttttttcctctccttatTTCTGTCGAAAAATACAGGAGCTTTCTTTACAGTTAGCTTTATTTGCGATTACATTGGATCATTGATTTTTAGTTTATGAGATTTGATTGATAGCTGAGAAATTTATATTCTTATAGaacaaagaaaagtttgaaattttgtaacttATTTGGGGCTTAAATATTGAACCATgagaataaattattattattattatttttttttttttttttgtagtttgtTCTTGAAAAGTTGAGCTgatttaaaatattgaatacGAATATTACTAAAGAGCTCAACACCAAGCACAGCAAGGTTCAATTCTTTTTAGAGTGTAATAATGATGGAGACAGGGCTAAAGAGTGGCTAAGTTGAAGGTAATCATAGATTTGGTAATAGAtcataatattttgaaacatttaatggtataatttctaaatatttaataatcaaattattataaataattctaattctaaccttaattacaatttttttaattgcaatcTTTCTACTGGCTAGCACGTGCCTTGCACGTGTAGCCCATACTAGTAATCTAATATGAGGCTTCAACTATCAAGGGTTGCACGTGCAACCCATACTAGTAATCTAATATGAGGCTTCAACTATCAAGGGTTGACTTGTGGTCTAAGTTGCATGCATACTAGGCCTGTACAGGTGCTGTGCGGCCAATTATAAGTGTTTTCTGCACCACACCTATAGGGTGCGGTTTTCCCTAGTGCTTGACAGCACCTCACTAGTGGAGGGGTAGAACCGGTTTACATGAGGTGCGGTACACAATATCGATTCGATGTGGTTAGTTCGGTGTACAACATAATCAcgaaagaaaaactcaaaagaacccaaatattccaaaaaagaaaaactatcacgaaagaaaacaaacaaaatacaaacaaattcacaatatttctaaaaaaatatcccacttaaaatcacaaaaataaaaaaaactaaactaaacctaagtcataaaagatgaaaaaaaaaaaaaaaaaaaaactatcaaaaacaaaatatataaacaaactaggTAGAAAGCATTGCGAGGAGGAGTATTAAAAGTCCAAACCTTCTCTAAATAGCTAGGACAAAAAAGGGGAGGGGAGAGAGTGAAACTCCAAGAACCATGGCATCAAGCGGCAGAGTTTAGTGACAACAAGTGGCAGAGGGCTAGAGGCTAAGGAGTGAGGGGTGAAAGAGAGGAGAGGCGGAGACGCTTGGGCAAGGAAGAccaacaagaagagagagagagagagagagagagaggtggggAATTGAACTCAACTGGGATGGGgactaattatatatttattgtttcaagttttttcttttatttttttttatctgataCCAAAACGACGTCATTTTGAAACtcatattaaaattaataagaagtTCAAACAACgttgtttttctattttatagttaaaattttcaaaccctACGTTTCCTATTACATTCTCTTATTTCTCTCTAATCTCCAGCACCATTTCTCCATCttcctccttttccttcttccttcttccttccttgcctctctcaaactctcacctTCACACATTCTGTCTATTGAAGCCTATAGTAACTATACAtataaattatatcatataaatatatatatatatatatatatatatacatatcagTGTGGTGCGGTTTTTCATCGGAGTGTAAAATGGCTGCCGATCACAAACCGACCGCCTTCAGTATGCCCAGATCGCTACCAACCACCTCTCTGAACAAGCCTAAATGCATACTGACATGGTCATAAGTATAAGtatttatctatactactatttaagaggTTTCCCTGTTTGGAttggacattttttttgttccaaaatactCCTACGTCCCTaggtttaagtagagacaaaactaaaaggCAACCTAGTAAAAATACATCTTTgactcccactaaaacattgcctacaaaataagaCCACTCTCCTGATTGTTTTTAAATTGCTTTAtccctttataaaaaaaagaaaaaagaaaaaatttaaaacatacaCACATTTATTTGTAAAAACACATATGCTgtactgataaaaaaaaaaaagccaattgTACGTACACCCACATTTTAGTTACACACAACTCCAAACCTCTAcccaacaattttaaatttccCCATTATCATTAATCACTTATAATGTTATTAAATTACTTACCATCTCCATCTTCAAGTCCCCTTTTTATACAAAGAGGAACAAACATTTTGGCATTTTGGTAACAGGTGACTACATGCCAAAGGAAGCCACTCAAAAATGTATTTACTcatcattttctttccattcaTGTCAGataatttaaactttaatttttttgaaatctcTATCACCAAAGAGTGAAAGAGTCCCCATCCAAGCCTAAAGCCCAAGTACCAACTGGGCCCCGTGGAGTGAATTGGGCCAAACACCTATACTTATAGGAGGGCCCAATGGGTTACAGGGTATGGAAGACAGGCAATAGGGTCATCCCGAGCACCTAAGGGGAGGAGGGGAACTTTAGTAGATCGTTACCATGAATAAGGCAATAAGCTAAAGAGAGCCTAGCCTTACCCGAGGCGAGGTGCACGGATAATTCATGTCTGATTTCTAAAAGGTACTTGGAACCTCGAGAGACTTCCAGAACACGCAAGAAGGTTGAAGATATTTACCTCCATATTAATTAGGGGATTTTCACCTAACCTCTACCGCATTGAATGCATAAGAGACAACCTGAACAATACAAACACCCCTAAAAGTCAAATTCCAAGATAAGGAAAGGGAGGAAACCgataaaggagaagaaaatatcCTTGAAAACTTAGCTAGCGAGAGGACAGCTgtagagataagaacaaaaagatACCTATATAAGggggaggaaaagaaaagaaaaggggatggaaaaaagtaagagaaaaagaaaaagatagagagagaaatagtaggAGGAGTGAAACACTAGAATACTGTTGTAGTGTAACACCATggaaaattgaatttttctcTTGTAACACAGTAGTCTTACTTTGTATAAACATTGCTTCATGAAATCAATTGCTTGAGTTTCCCATTATGTAGTGtttattcccttttttctcttttatgaataaatTTTCCGTCAAACTAACTACTTCCCGAGGAGTCATATATTATCCCTCGGGAAGGGTGGTTTTTGATGCCCACAATTGGCGTTGTCAGTGGGAAAACTCTACTAAGCAGTAGGCTCAAGAGTTGATTTGCTTTTTTGACCATGGCGAATTGATTCCGGAGTGGTCCCGCCTATCTAGCTTGTCCAAGCATTTCAGAAGAATCTGTCCATATAGATCGACGTTTGCAATCTGAAGGTCACAAAGAAACTCAAAGACAATCGGACCCACACCTACAAGAAGAGAGGTCCACCACCAATACAGAGGGTCCCTCCTATTCTAGTAGGGATAGGGAGGTGGAAAGGTTGAGGGAGCAAGTGGTGATGCTGTAGAAGGAAGCGGAAAGAAACGAGGAGCTTCTTTGCAGAAAGGACGAAGAGCTTCTTCATCAAATGGGACCGAGTCCCATGCCAAGTGATTCCCAAGGAGATGAGCACGTGGTAGGAGACAGAAATAGGAAGCGAGACAGAAGGCAACTCCCTTTCCATGGGGAATAGAAACAATCTCTCCATAAGGAAAGGACggtctccccccccccccccaaaaggAACAAAAGGGAAGAATGAGATAGGGAGAAGCTTAAAGGGCCAATTCCTCAACGTTCAATGGCCAACCTTCACAATATATGACAGCAAAACCGATCCCGTGGAACCTGTCAGCCATTATAATCAAAGCATGACCATATACTCTAGAAACGAAACTCTGATGTGTAAGACATTCCCTTCCAACTTGGGACCAACTGCAATGAGATGGATTGATGGGTTGGAAAAAGGGTCCATCTGAGGATATGACGAGCTGATTAGAACATTCAGAGCAAGACTTGTGACGTGTAGTAGAACCCCAAAGCCATTTGGCTCACTCCTCACCATGTCCATGAAGAAAGGGGAAATCCTCAGGGCCTATTCGAGTTGTTACTGAGAGTTATATAATGAGATCGGGGGAGACAACGGAGGAATTGCGGCAAGCACATTTAAAGTAGGGCTCCCTATTTATTCCAACTTAAGAGCTTCGTTAGCCTTGAAGCCAGTTATGGATATGAATAAGTTAATAGAGCGGGTAGAGGGGCACAAGAGATTAGAAGATGACCAATTGCAGGATAAAGCCAAAGCTAAAGTACCCACtgtggagaaaaaaagaggttaCGGCAAATCAAGCTCCCCGACCCCGAAGGGACTTTTTCCCTCAGGCTCAAAAGCCAAGGTCTGAGATGGTTAGCTCACTATATAAGGAGCCCGTATATCGAATTGTGGAAAAGATAAAGAATGAGCCTTACTTTCGTTGGCTGAACAAGATGAGTGGGGATGTTGCAAGAAGGAACCAAAGTCTTTACTATTCATATCACCGAGATCGAGGGCACATAACCGAGGACTGCCAAACCCTAAAGGACCATTTGAATTAGCTCAAGAAAGTAGGGTACTTGAAAGAATTCATGATACGGGAAGACTCTCGCCCACAAGACCCTAAAGGGCTAGCACCTTAAGAACCTCGGCTCCAGCCCGAGGGCTTATAGGGGTAATACATACGGCCAGGAAGCGAGTTAAAATCACAAAAACTTCACCTCGGGTATTGGCCGTAGCTTCAGCTTCCGACTTAAAGCTGGATTTGCCCATCCCCATAAAGGGATGATGGGAAGATGAAAGCATCAACTTTACGGGGAAAGACCTCGAAGGCACTGCTCAGCCCCATGAAGACGAATTAGTGGTGACACTATGGATTGGGGGCTTTGATGTTAGAAGAGTTATGATAGATCAAGGAAGTGGGGCAAAGATAATGTATCCTGTTCTATATAAAGGGTTAGGCCTTACCTTTGATGATTTGACCAATTATGATAGGCCCTTGGTAGCCATTGACGGATTCGTTGTCACGCCAGTAGGACAGGTGATGCTGCCCGTAGAGGTGGGAGGAAGAAAGGAGTTGGTCGACTTTATAGTGGTATGCTCTTATTCCCCTTATACAGCAATCCTCGAATTCTCTTGGATTCATTCCATGGGTGCAGTACCTTCATCTCTGCATCAGAAGGTAAAATTCCCAACCAAGCAAGGCATTACAAAAATTTGTGGAGATCAAGGTATGGCATGGAGATCCCAGGTAGCCGCTGTGGGGCACAAACAGAAAGAAGAGATCAAACCAACAAATCCCTTATAGCAACTACAGTCTCTACCCGAGGACATATGTGAGCGATTGGAGAAGATATCCATTGACCTCGGGGATAAGTACTTCCAGGTAGGAGCAAGCCTCCCTATCTTAGAGAAAGTAgagttaattttgtttttaataaacaatCTGGATGTATTCGCATGGAGTTCGTAGGAGGCACCCGGAGTAGATTCGGAATTCATATGTCATCGACTTAACGTTGACCCCCGATGCCCATAGAAGAAACAGAGACCTTGTAGGTCCTTGAATATCCACACTGAAGCAGTGAAAGAAGAAGTGGATGGACTTAAAGAAGCTGGGGCAATCAAGTAGGTCTATTATCCTAAGTGGTTAGCTAATATGGTAGaagtgaaaaagaagaatggaaagTGGCGAGTATTTGTAGACTTCATGGATCTAAACAAAGCATGTCTGAAGGATCCTTTTCTAGTGCCTAAGATAGACCAACTTGTTGATGCAACTTTTGGATAACCTAGGATGAGTTTTCTTGATACTTTCCAAGGATACCATCAGATAGCATTGGCCCCCCAAGACCAAGAGAAAACTTCTTTTATCACCCCTACAGTTAATTTCCACTACAAAGTCATGCCATTCGGGTTGAAAAATACAGGGTCCACCTATCAAAGAATGGTTACTAAGATGTTTAAGAAGTAGCTAGGAAGGAATATAGAGActtatatagatgacatggtggtgaagagtaaggtCGTAAAGGATCATCTTTCTAACCTCCCAGAAACCTTCGAGACTCTGCGAAAGCACCTATTGAAGTTGAATGCCTctaaatgtgcctttggagtcaGCTCAGGAaagtttttggggtatttggTTACTCACCTAAGGATTGAAGTTAACCCGGACCAAATTGTAGCATTGCAAAATCTAAAGTCCCTaaggaatcccaaagaggtccaacAGCTTACCAGAATGACTACGGCTCTTAACCGGTTCATTTCACAATCCGCGGATTAGTGCCGGCCTTTCTTCCAGTtactgaagaagtggaaggacTTTCAGTGGATGGACGAATGCCAGCAAGCGTTCGATGAGCTTAAGTTTTATTTAGCTGTGACAAATTACGCGGTAAGTGCTGTCTTGTTAAGATTAGATCGGGGAGTTCAAAAGCCAATCTTTTATGTTAGTAAAACTCTCATGGAAGTTGAAACACATTATCTCCCCATAGAAAAAGCGGCACTAGCAATAATCCACGATGCTTGAAAACTGCCTCATTACTTTCAAGCCCACACAGTAGTCATGTTAACTGAGCATCCCTTGCAAGCATTACTCAAAAGATCGGATTTCTCGGGGAGGATAGCTAAATGGGGAGCCTCTTTGGGAGCCTTTGATATTCAGTATAGGCCCTAAACTTCCATTAAGGGTCAGGTCTTAACAAATTTCGTTGCGGAATTCACTCTTGGACACCTTGAAATTCTACAAGTGGAAGGAAATAAAGCAAGAGAGCCCTGGGAAAACACATGGCAAGTGTATGTGGACAGAGCACCGAATTGCCGTGAAGCAGAAGTTGGTTTTATCTTGATATCTCCGGAAGGAATTAGAGTGGAGAAATCATTCAAACTGGGATTCCTAGCGTCAAATAACGAAGTAAAGTATGAAGCTCTTCTTGCAGGGCTTCGGATGTCCAGACAAGTGGGAGCAAAAAGGATACAAATGCACTGTGATTCTCGACTAGTCATCAGTCAAGCTAATGGTGAGTTTGAAGCGAAGGATCAACGGATGATGAGCTACCTAAAAGAGGTTGGGATCCTAAAACATCAATTTAAGAAAGTGAAATTTCACAAATCTCTAGGGGCAATAACAGCCACGCCGATTCTCTGGCTACACTAGCCTCATCTATGGTTGATTCTCTCACGAGGATCGTATTAGTTAAGCTCTTACCTTTTTCTAGTATTTCCCCTTCTGACAGGGTTTAATCTTGAGTATACACCCGTCCGCCAGTTGGATGGATCCTCTTGTAACTTACCTCCAAAATGGGATTCTACCTGAGGATAAGAAGAAAGCTAAACGGGTCAAACGTAGATCCCCATGGTATTGGGTGTTCGAAGAGGGGAAGTTGTACAAAAGGTCGTACTCAGGACCCTATCTACTGTGCATGCATCCTGAGGCAGTCGAGGTACTTTTAGAAGAGTTACATGAAGGAATATATGAAAATTATACAGGAGTATGATCGCTAGCACACGGAGCCCTTACTTAGGGGTAttggtggccaaacatgcaaAAGCAAGCACAGGAATTCTCCAAAAAGCGTGATCAGTGCCAAAGGTTCGCTCCTAGCATTCATCAGCCCAGGGGTCTCCTCAACCCAATATCCAACCCATGACCATTTGCCTAGTGGGAGCTAGACATAGTGGGGCATTTTCCTAAGGCGACAGGTAGCAAAAGATGGCTCCTATTAGGAATAGACTATTTTACTAAGTGGGTTGAAGCCGAGCCCCTAGCCAATATCTGAGATACTGATGTTAAGAGATTCATGTGGAAGAATCTCGTGACGTGGTTTGGTGTGCCAAAAGTTCTCATATCGGACAACGGACTGcaatttgatagtaaggctTTTCAACGGTATTACTCGGAGTTGAGTATTGTCAATAGGTATTCTACCCTGTCTTACCCCTAAAACAATGGTCAGGTTGAAGCAACTAACAAGTTCATTGTAAATGGTTTAAAGAAAAGACTAGACGACTCAAAGGGAAGATAGGCAGAAGAGCTTCCAAGTGTGCTATGGGCGTATCGGACCACTTCGCAGCGATCAACTGGAGAAACTCTTTTTTTCAATGATGTACAGGGCAGAAGCCGTAATACCCATGGAAGCGGGGTTATCTACTTCTTGGACTGACGTATTTGAAGTGGGAAAGAATGATCAGCTACTTTGCAAACATTTGGATTTAGTAGAAGAAAACTGAGATGTTGCTTTAGTAAGGTTAGCTAACTACCAACAAAAGATCAGCCGAGGATACAACAAAGGTATAAAAAACAGGGAGTTTATACCAGGAGATTTGGTGCTAAGAAAAGTCTTGGAAAATTCCCGAGACCCTACTATGGGAAAGCTAGGGCCAAACTAGGAGAGACCTTACAGAGTCACTTCCATTGCTGGAGTTGAAGCCTACCGactagaagacttagatgaaagaCCTATGGCAAGGTCATGGAATGTGTTTAATCTGAAGAAGTACTACTTTtgattattatataaaaaatatatgcattACTTATActtcaattttgtttaaattcaaggAACAACGACATATATCGGAAAAGCCCGACCTAGAACGCTGAAATTGTCAGAAGCAGATAAACCCCATGGTACTAGACCCTCTCTTTGCCCCGGGTAAGTTTTAAACTGAGTTTTCTACCTTAGTCTGACTCCAGGGTCaccaataaaaaacaaaattaagacttcacaaaaagaaggaaataaaccCTGTGGTACTAGACCCTGTCTTTGCCCCAGGTAAGTTTTGAACTGAGTTTTCTACCTTAGTCTGACTACAAGGTCACtaatagaaaacaaaattaagacttcacaaaaataaggaaataaaccCCGTGGTACTAGACCCTGTCTTTGGCCCAGGTAAGTTTTGAACTGAGTTTTTTATCTTAGCTTGACTTTAGGGTCactaatgaaaaacaaaattaagacttcacaaaaagaaggaaacaaacCCCATGGCACTAGATCCTTTCTTTGCCTTGGGTGAGTTTTAGACTGAGTTTTCTACCTTAGCTTGACTTCAGGGTCGCTAATGGAAAGCCAATTTAAAACTTGACAACATATGAGAAATGAGCCCTATGGTAAAGGATTCTACAACTATCCCGGGTAAgtgattgaataaatttcttgtTTTAGTTTAATTCCAAAGTCAACTAGCAAGTGCTATCAAAACCTAACAAGGTATACACCTACATCTCGTAGAATTAACAATGTTTCTCCCGTGggaaaaatcatgaaaattaatCATTGAATGTTCAAGCAACTCAAGAAATGCAAGTATAAAGCACAAATGGATATAAAAACTTAGAAATATTATTAAGCACAAAAGTTTAAAGTACCTTAGGAAATTAAGTACAAAACAAAAGCCCTTAAAACAGGGCAAACtaaagaaatgttttttttttaagcgttAATAGAGAAAATTAAACTCAGGGAGGCTCTTCAGTAGTAGACATCGCAACAAAACTGCTCACCTCTCCTATTGACATGGCAATTGGACCAGTCTCTCCAACCTCATGGATAGGGGATTCATTATTGATGATAGCCTGAATCTCGGGATTAGGAATAATGACTAACCCCTAGGGAATAGGAATATTACTCTCCAGCCTCCAGGGAGATGAAGCCTCCACCTGCAGTTTATCCAAAACCACAGTCCACCCTTTTGAAAAGTAAACTTACAGGTTTTATTGCACCTCAGGCTTCACAGAGGCGATGCAGTCGTACTGGCCTTGGTAATAAGCATCTTGGACCTTGGCATCATCCACTGCCACATAGCCTTTCAACTCGGCATCCTTCTCTACAAaagccttcttcatctcctgCAACTCTTTTCGTAAGGCCTCCTTCCTCTCAGTGATAGCCTTAATGTTCTCCTCGGCCTCAAACCGCAGCCTTTTGGATTCATAAACCTTATTCATGACATCTAAGATCTTCTTCAAAAGATCCTCGTTGTCATTGCTTAGCTCCTCAGCTTTGGCCTTAGCAGCCAAAAACCTCTCCTCAACCACCATGGAACATTGGTATCCCTACCAAACaatatgcaaaaagaaaaatgattaagtatgaaagtataaaaaaataaataaataaataaaagaaatataaagggATGGTTTATTACCATGATGGCCTCCCCGTTCATATTGAGTAGTAAGAATTCGTCATCCCACTTCACCCAGTGGTTCATGTCCTCGGGGAAGAGGAGAGCCTTGCCTACACATTCTGCAACCTTGCCTCCGTGGCCTTCCCTCCAAGGCCTGACCCTGTCCGTTGCAGGAAGTTGCTCCTCGTCCACCATAAAGGCCTTAACATAGGTTGAAGCACCCTTGGCATCAACATGGATGTCACCCAGGTCAGGAGGGTAATTTTCAAAGTCAGGAGCTACTACAGGTCGGCTTGAGCTCGACCCTTTAAGACGCTTTCGTCCAGCCCTAGATTCACTGGCAGGAGTATCAGCTACTGCAATAACTGGAGGAGCTGAAGGGGCTGCAGGAATAGTAGCAGCTTGACTAGGAGGAGTGTAGGCTTGAGACATAATGGGGATAGCCAAGATTTGGCTAAGGGTTACCCGTCCTCTTTGGAATGACATCTCGGCAGGAGATTTTTCTTGAAGGATAGCAGCCTGGATTGCAGGTTCTTTACAGACTGGTGACGGATTATGGGAAGGAGCATTGCCCGTTGTCTTCTTTCTATGGCGCCAAGGATGGTAAACCGGGGTTGGGATAGCAATGGTAACTCCTAAATCCATTAGGGTAAAAGACGGAGGAGAACTGCTCCGGTATCTCCCTTCTTCTCTCCGAGCACATTCAGAGGGGGATAGAATGTACCCCTTGCACCGAATGTCAATGTTGGGAAGTAGTGGATGGTTTTAGTTGATGGCTTTTCCTACGGCCTGAAAACTCTGATATATGAGAGAGAAGCTGAGGATAAGGTATTCTGCCTAAAGCTAACTGTCAGAATGAGGATAGATCGAGGACCTCAATAATCTATTCAGGTCGGTGGAATTGATCAGCTACCTATTCTTTTTGAAGCGTGATCCtctaaaaaaacacaaatgaagcttagccaaaaaaaaaatgtatgtgaTAGctcagaaataaaaatataataataataaattaatgaaaagaagcTCCTATAAGATCTATACACCTACTTTACCCGCACTAGTGGGATAATGGATTCCGCCAGGGTACCAATTCCTCGAGATGATTAGATAATTTCCTTCTATCTCTTTGTTGGAATCTAGAAGGTCTGAGATAAGCCTCACCTCCCCGTGTCATATTTTAAAGTAAAAGCCAAAGGTTTTACTATCTTGAAAACTATAAATATAGTTGATGTCATGCTTGGTAAGCTTTAATTTGAGCTTTTTGTTAAGAGTATCTACACTTCTAACAACTCTAAACACGTTGGGACTACATTGGTCGGGACAAACTTTAAAATGCCATAGAAAATTGGTAAGTAAATCACTCATAGGGATCCTAACTCCCCTTTCTACAATGGCCATAAGTGGAATTACCACTTTGCCTTCCCCTCTTGAGAGTATTACCTCGAATTCTGGGCAATACCTCACCTCAACATCATCAAGGATGTTGTACTTTCTCCTAAACTCAACTAACCTTTCAAAGGTGTCAACCATAGATCTAAACTTCCCCATTAACTATAGAGCTCTACAATATggattaaaacaaaaaaaaaaaaacaaaaaaaaaagggaagaagaagaaaagaattaagAGAAAAGACGAAAGGATGAAACTAAtcttgaaagaaaagaaaatagacttacaacaagaagaaaaagcaaaaaaagtgCACTGGTGGTCGCCTGAAGATCATCGGAGAAGTTTGCAGTTGAGAggagttttttttcttttttatgtttttgaagaGAGATCAATAGAAAGGAATCCATGCTTGGGTCTCGGTTCCTCCTTATATAGAGGGAAATGGGGGATAGGAAGGCATAGAAGAGACCCTTCCTTTCCAGCCCATTTTCCGTTTTCCAAAAATCCCATCTGATCATCCATTTTGTAACGCGTGTAAACGATC
This genomic stretch from Quercus robur chromosome 4, dhQueRobu3.1, whole genome shotgun sequence harbors:
- the LOC126723780 gene encoding uncharacterized protein LOC126723780 — protein: MDLGVTIAIPTPVYHPWRHRKKTTGNAPSHNPSPVCKEPAIQAAILQEKSPAEMSFQRGRVTLSQILAIPIMSQAYTPPSQAATIPAAPSAPPVIAVADTPASESRAGRKRLKGSSSSRPVVAPDFENYPPDLGDIHVDAKGASTYVKAFMVDEEQLPATDRVRPWREGHGGKVAECVGKALLFPEDMNHWVKWDDEFLLLNMNGEAIMGYQCSMVVEERFLAAKAKAEELSNDNEDLLKKILDVMNKVYESKRLRFEAEENIKAITERKEALRKELQEMKKAFVEKDAELKGYVAVDDAKVQDAYYQGQYDCIASVKPEVQ